The sequence GACGGCGCTGGCGCCGAGGTCGATCCAGCCCATCTGCGCCACATTGCCGCCGCTCGCCAGGTCGTTTCGCCAGGTCATGGTCCTGTCGACGTTCCCGCCGAGGAGGTCTGTCCAGCCGTCCGACTCGCCGACGAAGCCGCTCGACACCATCGGCGCGCCGCTCACCACCTTCCACGGGCGCGACGCGGCGAGCGCCGAGGCGCGGCTGTTCTCCGAGGCGACGAGCAGCGTGCGCCCCCCTGCCGCCACGGTCCTCGACGTGTCGCCGGCCCCGGAGTTGTCCATCGCCGGGTTGTGGAGCAGGTAGAGGTCGAACTGGGTGACGTTCCTGCCGCCCAGGGCGTCGAACTGGACGCGCTGGATCAGCGCGTTGCGCCCCGGATCGGTGAAGATGGTCTTGGTGATCCGCCAGTTGTGGGCGCTGTTCGTTGTCGTCGCCTGCCAGCGCATGGACCGCTTGTCCGGCTGGGTCACGGTGAAGCTCTGCTGCTTCTCCTCGTCGACGAACGTCTTTGCCGTGTCCCCCACCAGGAACTGCAGATCGACGGTGTTCACGGTGTCGAGCACCGGATAGAACACCTCGGACACGATGCCGCGATGTCCGGTGAAGTAGACCCTCGAGGTCGCGGTCGTCGAGGTGCCGAGGAACGACTTCTCAGCAGGTCCCCACACAGAGGGTACCCCGCCCCCCTTGGCGGCAATGCCAGCGCCGATGGCCTTCAGGGCCTCCCCCTTTGGCGGGGCCCTGCCGGCAGTGCCGAACGGAACAGCGGACTCCCCGGCCGTCGCCTCCTCTGCATCTGGTTCGAGCGCGCAGCCCGCGAGCCCGAGCGTCAGGTAAAGAATTGTAGTGCCACAAGAAATGCGCTCCAGCATCACGCCACTCCCTTTCCATCGGGTGGCCGTCGCGTGAAGACCGCTCCACGGCTACCGTAAGTCAGCGACTTGGTTGATGTTTTTACGTGGTGCTTGCGGATCGCGGCCCGGGCCCCCTGCGCTCACTTCGCTCCGGCTCCGCGTGGGACGCCAGCAATGCTGTAGCGTAGCACGCGATCCTCGCACGCTTGCGCGCGCTCGCGCGCCGCTATGCCGAGCTCCTGACGAGGACAGCGACGCTGCGCTTCACGCGCCGTGTCGGCGCGGATCGACGAGCACCGAGACCATCATCCACGGGTCGGCGATCGACGCAAACGACGCCGCGCCCATCGCGGGCTCGACGGAGCGCGGCGTCGACCTCGCCGCCGCGAGCTCACGACCTCACGAGCCAACCACCTTGCGCCGCGCCGCCGCGTAGCGCCTGACCAGCTCGTCCGCGATGACGCCGGTCAGGATGACGGCGCCGATGACAGCGAACTCGATCTGGGTCGGGACGCCCAGCATGTTGATGGCGTTGCGCAGCACCTGCATGAGCGCGGTGCCCAGGATGACGCCCAGCACCGCGCCCTCGCCGCCGCGCAAGCTGAAGCCGCCCAGCACGGCCGCGGCGATCGCGTAGAGCTCGTAGAAATTGCCGAAATCGACCGGCTGGGCCGAGTTGACCTCGAGCGCGAACAGCATGCCCCCGAAGCAGGCGAGCACCGAGCAGAGGACATACGCGAGGATCGTCATCCTGTCGGTATCGACCCCGCTGTAACGGGCCGCCTGCTCGTTGCGGCCCAGCGCCATCAGATAGCGGCCATAGACGGTGCGGTTCAGGAAGATCGACGCCGCCACCGCGATCGCGAGGAACAAGAGGAACGGCATCGGGATGTCGAGCCACGTGATCAGATCGAGCCGCGTCTTCACGCCGGTGAACGGGTGCACCGCGTAGGGGCTGAAGTGCCCCTCGGAGATCCACGAGAGGAACGGCACGGGGATCGAGAGCGGGCTGCCGACCGACAGGTAACGCAGCGACTCGAACCCGACGCCGAACCCCTGCGTCTGATCGCCGGAGATCCCGCGCGCGGTGCCCCGGTAGAGCAAGAGCCCGCAGAGCGTCACGACGAACGGCTGGAGCCGGAGCTTCGTGATGAGCAGCCCGTGCGCGAGCCCGATGCAGAGGGAGATGGCGAGCAGCACGGGCACCGCCAGCGCGGGCGGCCAGTGCTGCACCGAGAGGAGCCACGGCAGCATGCAGCCGGCGAGCGCCACGACCGAGCCGATCGACAGGTCGATACCGCCCGTGATGATCACGAAGCCCGCCCCGATGCTGAGGATGCCGAACAGCGCCGTCCTCCGGATCAGGTTCTCGAGGTTCTCCGCGAGGAGGAACCTCCCGTTCATGAGCGCGGTGCCGAGCGACACCGCGAGGAGGAGCCAGAAGACGCCGAGCACCTTCCGCCGCGTGCCGTGCGCGAGCGGCGCGGCCGGCGCGACCGGCGCGGCGCCGCGCGCCCGGAGATCCTGTGTCGTCGTCACAGACATGCTCTCTGGCCTCGATGGTTAGTGGCCACGCCGCGTCACGCCGCGGCGTCGCTACCGGTCGCGAGCTGCATGATCGCCTCCTCGCTCAGCTCGGCGCGGCCGAGCTCGCCGGCGATGCGCCCCTCGTGCATCACCAGCGCACGGTCGGACATGCCCATCACCTCTTCCATGTCGCTGGAGACGAACAGGGTGGCCATGCCGCTCGCTGCCAATCGCTCCATCAGCTGGTATATCTCGTGCTTGGCGCCGACGTCAATGCCGCGGGTCGGCTCGTCGAGGAGGAGCACGCGCGGCGACATCGACAGCCACTTTGCGATGACGACCTTCTGCTGATTGCCGCCCGACAGGTGCTGCACCGGCTGCACGTCGCTCGGCGTCCGCACGCCGAGCTCCCGGATCATCTGCGCCGACATCCGGCGCTCGCCCGCGCGGTCGAGGACGCCGTAGCGCTGCGCCCTGCCGAGGCTCGGCAGGCTCACGTTCGCCCGGATCGCCATCTCCAGGATGATGCCCTGTTGCTGGCGGTCCTCCGGGACCAGGCCTATCCCGGCGGCGATGGCGTCTCGCGGGGCGCGCGGCATGATCGCCCGCCCGGCCACGCGGACGGCGCCCCCGGCCGCCGGCGTGACGCCGAACAGCGTCCGGAGCAGCGACGTGCGCCCCGCGCCGAGGAGCCCCGCCACGCCGACGATCTCCCCGGCGCGCACCGTGAAGGAGAGCGCGCGCTCGGGGTGCCTCGGCGTCCGGAGGCCGGAGACCTCGAGCACCGGCTCGCCGGGTGGGTTCGGGACGTGCGGATAGAACTGCGAGAGATCGCGGCCCACCATCAATCTCACGATGCGATCGTGGCTCATCTCCTCGCCGCGCGAGAGCTCTCCCGCGTTCTCGCCGTCGCGCAGCACGAGCACGCGATCGCAGAGCGCCCTCACCTCGCCGAGGCGGTGAGAGATGTACACGACGCTGATCCCGCCCGCGCGGAGCTCCCTCACCACCTGGAAGAGCGCCTCGGCCTCGTGCGGGCACAGGCACGACGTGGGCTCATCCATGATGAGCACCCGCGCGTTCGCGGAGAGCGCCTTCGCGATCTCGACGAGGTGCCGCTGCCCGAGCGACAGGCCGCCGACGAGCGCGCGCGGCGAGCACGCGAGGCCGACCCGCGCCATGATCGCCCGCGCCTCCCGCTCCATCCTGCCCTCGTCGATGAAGCCGCCCCGCCGCGGCTCCCGGCCGAGATAGATGTTGGCCGCGACATCGAGGTTGTCCGCCAGGTTGAGCTCCTGGTGGATGAGCGCGATCCCGCGGGAGAGCGCCTCCCTGACGGAGCCGAGCGCGACGGGCCGCCCGTCAAAGACCATTTCGCCGGCGTCGGGCGCCTCGACGCCGGCGAGGATCTTCATGAGGGTGCTCTTGCCGGCGCCGTTCTCGCCGACGATGCCGAGCACCTCGCCGCGGCCGAGCGCGAGGTGCACGCCGCTGAGCGCGAGCACGCCGGGGAAGCGCTTGGTCAGGCCGCGCGCCTCGAGCAGCGGCGTCGCGTCCAGTTCGGGCGAGGAGGCTGTCATTCGCGTCGGCGCGTCGAGCGTCGCCGGCCCGGGGCGCGCGCCGCGCGGCGCCGCGCTGCCCGACGCCGGGTTCACTGTTGCTTGGCGGCCTTCTGCTTCAGATCAGCCCAGAACTCGTCCAGGTTGCTCTTGCGGATCTGACGGGCCGGCAGGGAGATGAACTTGTCCTGAGGCACAACGGAGTTATCCCCTCGCACGAGCGCCGCGAGCACGCGCACCGACTCCTTGCCATACATGTACGGATTCTGCACCACGGTGCCGACCACCTCGCCGTCCTGGATCGCGCGCAGCGTCGCGTCCTGCTCGTCGAAGCCGACGACCTTGATCGAGCTCATCTTCCCCGCCTGCTTGACCGCCTCGAGCAGGGCCGGCGTGTGGTACGCGTTCAGGCCGATCAGGCCCACGAGGTCCGGGTGCGCCGACATCATGTCTTCGGCGTTGCTCTTCGCCTTGGCGGCGTCGATCTGGTCGGTCAGGGTCGCGACGATTGTGTATTTCGCCCCCTTGATCTCCTGGTTGAGCGGGTCGCTCCCGGCGCTGCTGTCCGGGCGATCGAGCAGCTCGTCGAGCACTCCTTGGCGGCGCTTGCGGGCGTTGTCCCCCTCGAGCCGCCCGACCAGGATGGCCACCTTGCCGCCGGCGGGGATCGCCTCCTTCACGAGCTGCCCCGCCATCCGGCCAGCGACGTAGTTGTCGATGCCGATGTACACGATGCGCTCGCTCTTCGGAGCATCCGAGTCCTGCGTGATGAGCTTTGTCTTCGCGGCCGCCTTGTTGAGCAGCGGGACCTGGTTCTCCGCGTCGATCGGGCTGATCGCGATGCCGTCGACGCCGCGGATCAGGAGATCCTCGACCCGATGCATCTGGTCGTTCACGTCGCTCGGCATCACGACGCTCACCTCGGCGTCGTACTCCTTCGCGCCGTCGATGACGCCCTTCTCGGCGATGGTCCAGAAGGGGGCGACGCCGTTCGTGATGTAGGCGAGCTTCGGCTTGCCCCCAGCCGCCGACGCGTCCGCCGCCGGCGCGCCGCCGTTGTCGCAGCCCAGGGCCGCGAGCCCCGCCGCCACGCAGACCCCGACGATGAACCGACCGATTCTGTTCGACATGCGCTCTCCCCTCCACCCGACAAGAGCCGCCTCGCGCGGCGGATCTGGGCGCCTCGTGCCGACGCACGGCGCACGACGGAGCAGGCACCCCCAGCCAACTGGCCAGCTCATGATGCGCGATCCGCTCCAGACGTGTCTACACGATTCGACGCGGACATTCCTACCGCGCCTGCCGCGCCCCTAGCGCCGCGTGCTCGGCGCGCTCATGCCGCCCGATCGGCCGACGGCGTAGGCGATCCCGCTCTGCAGCGTCCCGCGGATCACGATGCGCGACATGTCGATGTCGAGCCGGAG is a genomic window of Sorangium aterium containing:
- a CDS encoding ABC transporter permease, with amino-acid sequence MSVTTTQDLRARGAAPVAPAAPLAHGTRRKVLGVFWLLLAVSLGTALMNGRFLLAENLENLIRRTALFGILSIGAGFVIITGGIDLSIGSVVALAGCMLPWLLSVQHWPPALAVPVLLAISLCIGLAHGLLITKLRLQPFVVTLCGLLLYRGTARGISGDQTQGFGVGFESLRYLSVGSPLSIPVPFLSWISEGHFSPYAVHPFTGVKTRLDLITWLDIPMPFLLFLAIAVAASIFLNRTVYGRYLMALGRNEQAARYSGVDTDRMTILAYVLCSVLACFGGMLFALEVNSAQPVDFGNFYELYAIAAAVLGGFSLRGGEGAVLGVILGTALMQVLRNAINMLGVPTQIEFAVIGAVILTGVIADELVRRYAAARRKVVGS
- a CDS encoding sugar ABC transporter ATP-binding protein, with amino-acid sequence MTASSPELDATPLLEARGLTKRFPGVLALSGVHLALGRGEVLGIVGENGAGKSTLMKILAGVEAPDAGEMVFDGRPVALGSVREALSRGIALIHQELNLADNLDVAANIYLGREPRRGGFIDEGRMEREARAIMARVGLACSPRALVGGLSLGQRHLVEIAKALSANARVLIMDEPTSCLCPHEAEALFQVVRELRAGGISVVYISHRLGEVRALCDRVLVLRDGENAGELSRGEEMSHDRIVRLMVGRDLSQFYPHVPNPPGEPVLEVSGLRTPRHPERALSFTVRAGEIVGVAGLLGAGRTSLLRTLFGVTPAAGGAVRVAGRAIMPRAPRDAIAAGIGLVPEDRQQQGIILEMAIRANVSLPSLGRAQRYGVLDRAGERRMSAQMIRELGVRTPSDVQPVQHLSGGNQQKVVIAKWLSMSPRVLLLDEPTRGIDVGAKHEIYQLMERLAASGMATLFVSSDMEEVMGMSDRALVMHEGRIAGELGRAELSEEAIMQLATGSDAAA
- a CDS encoding sugar-binding protein — translated: MSNRIGRFIVGVCVAAGLAALGCDNGGAPAADASAAGGKPKLAYITNGVAPFWTIAEKGVIDGAKEYDAEVSVVMPSDVNDQMHRVEDLLIRGVDGIAISPIDAENQVPLLNKAAAKTKLITQDSDAPKSERIVYIGIDNYVAGRMAGQLVKEAIPAGGKVAILVGRLEGDNARKRRQGVLDELLDRPDSSAGSDPLNQEIKGAKYTIVATLTDQIDAAKAKSNAEDMMSAHPDLVGLIGLNAYHTPALLEAVKQAGKMSSIKVVGFDEQDATLRAIQDGEVVGTVVQNPYMYGKESVRVLAALVRGDNSVVPQDKFISLPARQIRKSNLDEFWADLKQKAAKQQ